Proteins encoded by one window of Arabidopsis thaliana chromosome 2, partial sequence:
- a CDS encoding Mitochondrial ATP synthase D chain-related protein, with translation MEDDKKKKRNKKKKNKQNNKRVDDALASGATTSVDENHIGDGDVPQISGGPDADESQSSHQIDVVATEDDSGVENKSQGSEVLLEETIKQLREENGSYLQKEAGFEENVRRLETENEAHIQKEALLEERLVHLKTENEAHVHNEALLEEKLLHLRTENEAHIQNEALLEERLLHFRTENEAHKQNEEKLEERLVQYKNKNDMLLREMSSTEAQMRQLLDERSTFTQKEASLEKKVQQLQHDEESLVAEEKSSREMISSLNNEIARLRAQVTELEKSKSNLLEQNQSLKETISNLQVQHENHDSNAKGASEEELNSQIEAACTLVEKLITENADLVEKVNELCIKLNQSQHASPESLAIEVEKSESLEEIPIHDELIRIDNSRDMDTASIKRNFSEGEIEETVPLSLNANGEVDVESQVAVAGEDEINAGVPLADAPLIGAPFRLVSFVARYVSGADLAAKK, from the exons ATGGAAGacgacaagaagaagaagagaaacaagaaaaagaagaataagcaGAATAATAAACGTGTTGACGACGCTTTAGCTTCTGGTGCAACGACCTCCGTCGATGAAAATCATATCGGAGATGGTGACGTTCCTCAAATTAGCGGAGGTCCAGATGCCGATGAGTCGCAATCATCTCATCAGATCGATGTCGTCGCAACT GAAGATGATTCTGGTGTTGAGAACAAGTCTCAGGGAAGTGAG GTGCTGTTGGAAGAAACAATTAAACAGTTACGTGAGGAAAATGGTTCCTACCTTCAGAAAGAG GCtggttttgaagaaaatgttaGACGCTTGGAAACCGAGAATGAAGCTCACATTCAGAAAGAG GCATTGTTAGAAGAAAGGCTTGTACatttgaaaacagagaatgaaGCTCACGTACATAATGAG GCACTGTTAGAAGAAAAGCTCTTGCATTTGAGAACAGAGAATGAAGCTCACATACAAAATGAG GCACTGTTGGAAGAAAGGCTCTTACATTTTAGAACTGAAAATGAAGCTCACAAACAAAACGAA GAAAAGTTGGAGGAAAGACTTGTGCAGTATAAAAACAAGAACGACATGCTTCTTCGTGAAATG TCTAGCACAGAAGCCCAGATGAGACAATTGCTAGATGAAAGATCTACCTTCACTCAGAAAGAG GCGAGTCTAGAAAAGAAAGTTCAACAACTTCAACACGATGAAGAATCCTTGGTGGCTGAGGAG AAGTCATCCAGAGAAATGATATCTAGCCTTAACAATGAAATTGCAAGGCTGCGAGCACAG GTTACGGAGTTGGAAAAATCTAAGAGTAATCTTCTAGAGCAGAATCAGAGTCTTAAGGAAACTATATCCAATCTTCAAGTCCAGCATGAAAACCATGATAGTAACGCAAAG GGTGCTTCTGAGGAAGAATTAAACTCACAGATTGAAGCAGCTTGTACTCTAGTTGAAAAGCTTATCACTGAAAATGCTGATCTAGTTGAAAAG GTGAACGAATTGTGTATTAAGCTAAACCAATCACAGCATGCTTCCCCTGAGAGCCTAGCAATTGAAGTAGAGAAATCTGAATCCTTAGAAGAAATACCCATACACGACGAGTTGATTAGAATTGATAACTCTAGGGACATGGATACTGCATCAATAAAGAGAAACTTTTCAGAAGGTGAAATAGAAGAAACGGTGCCGCTCTCTCTGAACGCGAATGGGGAAGTAGACGTGGAATCACAGGTTGCAGTAGCTGGAGAAGACGAAATAAATGCTGGTGTGCCTCTGGCGGACGCTCCACTTATCGGTGCTCCATTCAGGCTCGTCTCGTTTGTAGCAAGATACGTGAGTGGTGCAGATTTGGCGGCAAAGAAATAG
- a CDS encoding F-box and associated interaction domains-containing protein (F-box and associated interaction domains-containing protein; CONTAINS InterPro DOMAIN/s: F-box domain, cyclin-like (InterPro:IPR001810), F-box domain, Skp2-like (InterPro:IPR022364), F-box associated domain, type 1 (InterPro:IPR006527), F-box associated interaction domain (InterPro:IPR017451); BEST Arabidopsis thaliana protein match is: F-box and associated interaction domains-containing protein (TAIR:AT4G33290.1); Has 1437 Blast hits to 1364 proteins in 38 species: Archae - 0; Bacteria - 0; Metazoa - 0; Fungi - 0; Plants - 1435; Viruses - 0; Other Eukaryotes - 2 (source: NCBI BLink).) has protein sequence MTTMISNLPRVLIEEIFFRVPLKSLRAVRLTCKSWNTLSKSRSFRKLYISKRATREEESMMIAMMNFDLYSMRVVVDDDVDPSKAFKKKRNKKSIAFKRQPIFLDEQVKISQVFHCEGLLLCFLKEDDTRVVVWNPYCGQTRWIQLRYSHRPHKDRFIYALGYKDKESRGSFQLLRFVDYFLGAPKNQYFWYEIYDFNSDSWTTLDVTPHWCIYCCDRGVSLNGNTYWCAKERKAEDDIVDHIISFDFTNERFGPLLPLPSKVMEHEYEIVTLSYVKEEKLAALFQHYEADWNEFDIWITTKIDAEVVSWSMFLRMDTGPRIEVPHICEGFFIDEEKKVAMGFEEDFDRKTFIIIGEAGYVRKLDIKAHVDRKCRPTVCSYVPSLVQIKKPARGKRKRQSSLEKRLFDQNMLRLEAFKKLGGYF, from the coding sequence ATGACGACGATGATCTCTAATCTTCCAAGGGTTTTGATAGAGGAGATTTTTTTTAGGGTTCCTTTGAAATCTTTGAGAGCAGTGAGATTAACTTGCAAAAGTTGGAACACTCTATCCAAAAGTAGGAGCTTTAGGAAGTTGTACATTAGTAAAAGAGCAACAAGAGAAGAGGAGTCCATGATGATCGCTATGATGAATTTCGATCTTTATTCAATGAGGGTCGTAGTTGACGACGACGTTGATCCATCTAAAgcgtttaaaaaaaaaaggaataaaaaatCTATAGCGTTTAAACGTCAACCTATTTTCCTTGATGAACAAGTCAAGATATCTCAAGTTTTTCACTGTGAAGGTTTATTGTTATGCTTCTTAAAAGAAGACGATACAAGGGTTGTCGTTTGGAATCCGTATTGCGGACAAACAAGGTGGATCCAACTCAGATATTCTCACCGTCCACACAAAGACAGGTTCATTTACGCTCTAGGATACAAGGATAAGGAATCTCGTGGTAGCTTCCAATTATTGAGGTTTGTAGATTATTTCCTAGGAGCACccaaaaatcaatatttttggtATGAAATTTACGATTTTAACTCTGATTCATGGACAACTCTTGATGTCACTCCACACTGGTGTATATACTGTTGTGACCGTGGTGTTTCTCTCAACGGAAACACTTACTGGTGTGCTAAAGAAAGGAAAGCAGAAGACGATATTGTCGATCACATcatatcttttgattttacaaaCGAGAGATTTGGGCCGCTTTTGCCTTTGCCGTCTAAGGTTATGGAACATGAATATGAAATTGTAACTTTATCTTatgttaaagaagagaagcttgcaGCTTTATTTCAGCATTACGAAGCAGATTGGAATGAGTTTGATATATGGATTACGACTAAGATTGATGCTGAAGTGGTGTCGTGGAGCATGTTCTTGAGAATGGATACGGGACCTAGGATAGAGGTTCCACATATATGTGAAGGTTTCTTCATtgatgaggagaagaaagtcgCCATGGGTTTTGAAGAAGACTTCGATCGCAAAACATTTATCATCATTGGAGAAGCTGGATACGTAAGAAAATTGGATATCAAAGCACATGTAGACAGAAAATGTCGGCCAACTGTGTGttcttatgttccaagtttggtccaaatcaagaaacctGCACGAGGCAAAAGGAAAAGACAAAGCAGCTTAGAAAAGCGTCTATTTGATCAAAACATGTTGAGACTTGAAGCATTTAAAAAGCTAGGCGGCTACTTCTAG
- a CDS encoding HAD superfamily, subfamily IIIB acid phosphatase, which yields MEKCSRETLLFIFITISSVATSTSTWMPMDGNYGASYCLSWRLAVETNNVRAWRIVPLQCLRYVEVYMLAGQYDRDVQLTVDQIKVYLNEIILPGDGMDAWILDVDDTCFSNVFYYRLKRYGCDPYDPTGFRTWAMKGESPAIQPVLELFYKLIETGFKVFLVTGRDEETLRQATLENLHNQGFTGYERLIMRTADNKRQSATTYKTRIRKEMMEEGYRIWGNVGDQWSDLQGEYSGDRTFKIPNPMYFVP from the exons ATGGAAAAGTGTAGTAGAGAGACGttgcttttcatttttataacaATATCATCAGTGGCAACCAGTACAAGTACATGGATGCCGATGGATGGAAATTATGGTGCTAGCTATTGCTTAAGCTGGAGACTAGCAGTAGAGACCAACAATGTACGTGCGTGGCGCATTGTTCCTCTGCAGTGTCTGCGTTACGTTGAGGTATATATGCTTGCTGGTCAGTATGACAGAGACGTCCAGTTGACTGTGGACCAAATCAAAGTTTATCTCAATGAGATTATCCTTCCTGGTGATGGCATGGACGCATGGATCTTGGATGTTGATGATACTTGCTTCTCAAACGTCTTTTACTATCGGCTTAAGAGATATGG ATGTGACCCTTATGATCCAACTGGATTTAGAACATGGGCGATGAAAGGAGAGTCTCCAGCAATACAACCTGTTCTTGAATTGTTCTATAAACTGATAGAAACAGGCTTCAAAGTTTTCCTAGTAACCGGAAGAGACGAAGAGACCCTTCGCCAGGCAACACTAGAGAATTTGCATAACCAAGGATTCACTGGTTATGAAAGGCTGATTATGAG GACAGCGGATAACAAAAGACAAAGCGCAACAACatacaaaacaagaatcaGAAAGGAGATGATGGAAGAAGGTTACAGGATATGGGGAAATGTAGGCGACCAATGGAGTGACTTACAAGGAGAATATTCAGGGGATCGTACCTTCAAGATTCCTAATCCTATGTACTTCGTTCcctaa
- a CDS encoding Mitochondrial ATP synthase D chain-related protein, which produces MEDDKKKKRNKKKKNKQNNKRVDDALASGATTSVDENHIGDGDVPQISGGPDADESQSSHQIDVVATEDDSGVENKSQGSEVLLEETIKQLREENGSYLQKEAGFEENVRRLETENEAHIQKEALLEERLVHLKTENEAHVHNEALLEGKLLHLRTENEDHIQNEALLEEKLLHLRTENEAHIQNEALLEERLLHFRTENEAHKQNEEKLEERLVQYKNKNDMLLREMSSTEAQMRQLLDERSTFTQKEASLEKKVQQLQHDEESLVAEEKSSREMISSLNNEIARLRAQVTELEKSKSNLLEQNQSLKETISNLQVQHENHDSNAKVRL; this is translated from the exons ATGGAAGacgacaagaagaagaagagaaacaagaaaaagaagaataagcaGAATAATAAACGTGTTGACGACGCTTTAGCTTCTGGTGCAACGACCTCCGTCGATGAAAATCATATCGGAGATGGTGACGTTCCTCAAATTAGCGGAGGTCCAGATGCCGATGAGTCGCAATCATCTCATCAGATCGATGTCGTCGCAACT GAAGATGATTCTGGTGTTGAGAACAAGTCTCAGGGAAGTGAG GTGCTGTTGGAAGAAACAATTAAACAGTTACGTGAGGAAAATGGTTCCTACCTTCAGAAAGAG GCtggttttgaagaaaatgttaGACGCTTGGAAACCGAGAATGAAGCTCACATTCAGAAAGAG GCATTGTTAGAAGAAAGGCTTGTACatttgaaaacagagaatgaaGCTCACGTACATAATGAG GCACTGTTAGAAGGAAAGCTCTTGCATTTGAGAACAGAGAATGAAGATCACATACAGAATGAG GCACTGTTAGAAGAAAAGCTCTTGCATTTGAGAACAGAGAATGAAGCTCACATACAAAATGAG GCACTGTTGGAAGAAAGGCTCTTACATTTTAGAACTGAAAATGAAGCTCACAAACAAAACGAA GAAAAGTTGGAGGAAAGACTTGTGCAGTATAAAAACAAGAACGACATGCTTCTTCGTGAAATG TCTAGCACAGAAGCCCAGATGAGACAATTGCTAGATGAAAGATCTACCTTCACTCAGAAAGAG GCGAGTCTAGAAAAGAAAGTTCAACAACTTCAACACGATGAAGAATCCTTGGTGGCTGAGGAG AAGTCATCCAGAGAAATGATATCTAGCCTTAACAATGAAATTGCAAGGCTGCGAGCACAG GTTACGGAGTTGGAAAAATCTAAGAGTAATCTTCTAGAGCAGAATCAGAGTCTTAAGGAAACTATATCCAATCTTCAAGTCCAGCATGAAAACCATGATAGTAACGCAAAGGTTAGACTTTGA
- a CDS encoding RNA-binding KH domain-containing protein (RNA-binding KH domain-containing protein; FUNCTIONS IN: RNA binding, nucleic acid binding; INVOLVED IN: biological_process unknown; LOCATED IN: cellular_component unknown; EXPRESSED IN: 23 plant structures; EXPRESSED DURING: 13 growth stages; CONTAINS InterPro DOMAIN/s: K Homology (InterPro:IPR004087), K Homology, type 1, subgroup (InterPro:IPR018111); BEST Arabidopsis thaliana protein match is: RNA-binding KH domain-containing protein (TAIR:AT3G08620.1); Has 1345 Blast hits to 1344 proteins in 222 species: Archae - 0; Bacteria - 0; Metazoa - 813; Fungi - 157; Plants - 284; Viruses - 0; Other Eukaryotes - 91 (source: NCBI BLink).), which produces MSGLYNNSSYFSPARAASPQIRSTPEIDSSQYLTELLAEHQKLTPFMQVLPICSRLLNQEMFRVSGMMSNQGFGDFDRLRHRSPSPMASSNLMSNVSNTGLGGWNGLSQERLSGTPGMTMDWQGAPGSPSSYTVKRILRLEIPVDNYPNFNFVGRLLGPRGNSLKRVEATTGCRVFIRGKGSIKDPEKEDKLRGRPGYEHLNEQLHILIEADLPASIVEIRLRQAQEIIEELLKPVDESQDFIKRQQLRELALLNSNNLREESPGPSGGGSVSPFNSSGKRPKTGC; this is translated from the exons ATGTCTGGTTTATACAATAACTCATCTTACTTCTCTCCTGCTCGAGCTGCTTCTCCTCAGATTAGAAGCACTCCTGAGATCGACAG CTCTCAGTACTTGACGGAGCTTCTCGCTGAACATCAAAAGCTTACTCCTTTTATGCAGGTCCTACCCATATGTAGCCGTCTATTGAATCAAG AGATGTTCAGGGTCTCTGGAATGATGTCTAACCAAGGATTTGGTGATTTTGATAGACTTCGACACAGAAGTCCCAGCCCTATGGCTTCTTCTAATCTTATGTCTAATGTCTCTAATACCGGGTTAGGAGGCTGGAACGGCCTCTCTCAGGag AGACTTAGTGGAACACCTGGAATGACAATGGATTGGCAAGGTGCACCTGGAAGCCCCAGTTCATACACCGTCAAAAGGATATTGCGTCTGGAGATTCCTGTAGATAACTATCCTAAT TTCAATTTTGTTGGACGACTTCTCGGCCCTAGAGGCAACTCGTTAAAACGCGTTGAAGCTACCACCGGTTGCCGAGTATTCATCAGAGGGAAAGGGTCAATCAAGGATCCCGAAAAG GAAGATAAATTAAGGGGAAGACCTGGCTATGAACACTTGAATGAGCAGCTTCACATCTTAATAGAGGCAGATCTTCCAGCTAGTATTGTGGAGATACGTCTGCGACAAGCTCAAGAAATTATAGAAGAGTTACTAAAGCCTGTG GACGAGTCGCAAGATTTCATAAAGAGACAGCAGCTGAGGGAACTGGCATTGCTAAACTCGAACAACCTGAGGGAAGAGAGTCCGGGGCCAAGCGGAGGTGGAAGCGTTTCGCCTTTCAATTCAAGTGGTAAACGCCCGAAAACAGGATGCTAA
- a CDS encoding Mitochondrial ATP synthase D chain-related protein (Mitochondrial ATP synthase D chain-related protein; FUNCTIONS IN: molecular_function unknown; INVOLVED IN: biological_process unknown; LOCATED IN: cellular_component unknown; EXPRESSED IN: 23 plant structures; EXPRESSED DURING: 13 growth stages; Has 74576 Blast hits to 44417 proteins in 2485 species: Archae - 658; Bacteria - 11770; Metazoa - 34102; Fungi - 5844; Plants - 3204; Viruses - 216; Other Eukaryotes - 18782 (source: NCBI BLink).), which yields MEDDKKKKRNKKKKNKQNNKRVDDALASGATTSVDENHIGDGDVPQISGGPDADESQSSHQIDVVATEDDSGVENKSQGSEVLLEETIKQLREENGSYLQKEAGFEENVRRLETENEAHIQKEALLEERLVHLKTENEAHVHNEALLEGKLLHLRTENEDHIQNEALLEEKLLHLRTENEAHIQNEALLEERLLHFRTENEAHKQNEEKLEERLVQYKNKNDMLLREMSSTEAQMRQLLDERSTFTQKEASLEKKVQQLQHDEESLVAEEKSSREMISSLNNEIARLRAQVTELEKSKSNLLEQNQSLKETISNLQVQHENHDSNAKGASEEELNSQIEAACTLVEKLITENADLVEKVNELCIKLNQSQHASPESLAIEVEKSESLEEIPIHDELIRIDNSRDMDTASIKRNFSEGEIEETVPLSLNANGEVDVESQVAVAGEDEINAGVPLADAPLIGAPFRLVSFVARYVSGADLAAKK from the exons ATGGAAGacgacaagaagaagaagagaaacaagaaaaagaagaataagcaGAATAATAAACGTGTTGACGACGCTTTAGCTTCTGGTGCAACGACCTCCGTCGATGAAAATCATATCGGAGATGGTGACGTTCCTCAAATTAGCGGAGGTCCAGATGCCGATGAGTCGCAATCATCTCATCAGATCGATGTCGTCGCAACT GAAGATGATTCTGGTGTTGAGAACAAGTCTCAGGGAAGTGAG GTGCTGTTGGAAGAAACAATTAAACAGTTACGTGAGGAAAATGGTTCCTACCTTCAGAAAGAG GCtggttttgaagaaaatgttaGACGCTTGGAAACCGAGAATGAAGCTCACATTCAGAAAGAG GCATTGTTAGAAGAAAGGCTTGTACatttgaaaacagagaatgaaGCTCACGTACATAATGAG GCACTGTTAGAAGGAAAGCTCTTGCATTTGAGAACAGAGAATGAAGATCACATACAGAATGAG GCACTGTTAGAAGAAAAGCTCTTGCATTTGAGAACAGAGAATGAAGCTCACATACAAAATGAG GCACTGTTGGAAGAAAGGCTCTTACATTTTAGAACTGAAAATGAAGCTCACAAACAAAACGAA GAAAAGTTGGAGGAAAGACTTGTGCAGTATAAAAACAAGAACGACATGCTTCTTCGTGAAATG TCTAGCACAGAAGCCCAGATGAGACAATTGCTAGATGAAAGATCTACCTTCACTCAGAAAGAG GCGAGTCTAGAAAAGAAAGTTCAACAACTTCAACACGATGAAGAATCCTTGGTGGCTGAGGAG AAGTCATCCAGAGAAATGATATCTAGCCTTAACAATGAAATTGCAAGGCTGCGAGCACAG GTTACGGAGTTGGAAAAATCTAAGAGTAATCTTCTAGAGCAGAATCAGAGTCTTAAGGAAACTATATCCAATCTTCAAGTCCAGCATGAAAACCATGATAGTAACGCAAAG GGTGCTTCTGAGGAAGAATTAAACTCACAGATTGAAGCAGCTTGTACTCTAGTTGAAAAGCTTATCACTGAAAATGCTGATCTAGTTGAAAAG GTGAACGAATTGTGTATTAAGCTAAACCAATCACAGCATGCTTCCCCTGAGAGCCTAGCAATTGAAGTAGAGAAATCTGAATCCTTAGAAGAAATACCCATACACGACGAGTTGATTAGAATTGATAACTCTAGGGACATGGATACTGCATCAATAAAGAGAAACTTTTCAGAAGGTGAAATAGAAGAAACGGTGCCGCTCTCTCTGAACGCGAATGGGGAAGTAGACGTGGAATCACAGGTTGCAGTAGCTGGAGAAGACGAAATAAATGCTGGTGTGCCTCTGGCGGACGCTCCACTTATCGGTGCTCCATTCAGGCTCGTCTCGTTTGTAGCAAGATACGTGAGTGGTGCAGATTTGGCGGCAAAGAAATAG